The Siansivirga zeaxanthinifaciens CC-SAMT-1 region AATTGTTTGTTTGTAACTTCAGTGACATCAATAAAAAAACCATCAACAGTTACTTTATGTGCGGGTATTTCACGTTGCATAGCAAATTTATCGCCTGTTTTTGCACCTTGAGTAAAAGTTTTTCCTTCCACCCAAATCATACCAGTTGGTGCTTCAATGTTTTGATTTGAAACACTATCGGGGGCTTTTTTTTCCTTACAAGCTATTGTTATTGAAATTAATAAAAATAGGAGAGAAGTTTTTAGGGAAATTGAAGTATTCATAAAATTTTTTCTTTTTTTTACTTATTAGATAAATTAATTACATTTATCTTTTTAAGCTAATATATTATAAATATATACACTATTGAAATTACCAGCTCCAATATTTGTCGTTTTTTTTCTTTTTTTTTCAACGTTTATTTTTGCTCAAAACAATTTTGAGTTCGATAAACTTTCTGGCGAAAATATATCTACTCAAAGTATTACTTATGCAATTAAACAGGATAGTATTGGTAATATTTGGATAGCATCGGAAGAAGGTGTTATAAAATACGATTCAAAACAAATAAAAATATATAATACTTACGATGGTTTACCAGAAAATTTAAATAATAGAGTTACAGCGCTTTTTGTAGACTCTAAACAGCGTGTTTGGATAGGTTTAGAAAATGGATTGTGTCTTTATGATAAAGCTTTTGATAAGTTTAATCTTATTCAAAGTGAAATAGATATCAATCCGTCGTTAATTACTTCAATTGCAGAAGACGATACAGGAAACATTTGGATTGGCGGTTTTAATGGATTATGGAAAGTTAATAATGAAACTTTAAAACTATCAAAAAAAGGGAATAGCTTAAATATTCAAACCATTGCTTTTAAAAATGATATTCTTATTTATGGCACTTTAAACGGATTGTTTTCTTACGATAGTAAAACCGATGTGGTTACTGAAATTCTTGAAAATCAATCGTTAAAAAATATTTCTTTCATAGGAAATGTTAAAGATAATACCTATGCTGGTTTAAAATCTGGGGCTATTTATATTTTAAATACGAGTTTAACTAGGGCTAATAAAGTCGATTTAGCATTTCAGATAAAGCATCCTATTAAAGATTTAATAACAGATAATAACTCGAATATTTACATTGCAACCGATGGCGAAGGTATATATTATTTAAATAAAGATTTTAAGTTAATTAGTCATTTTAGAGAAAATGTAGATAACCCATTTTCAATTTCAAGTAATGGTGTATATGATATTGAATTTGGCGATGAAAATATTTTATGGGTTGCCACTTACAGTGGCGGAATTAATTATTTAGATTTCAATAAAAAGCCTTTTCAACGTTTTAAACATCTTTTAAATACTAACAATAGTATTGCAACAGATTTTTCTCGATCTATTGCTGAAGATAAATATGGAAATATTTGGTTTGGAACCACTAAAGGTATAAGTGTTTGGAATCCTAAAAGTAATACTTGGAAACAGATTCCAGAAATTACGCCTAATAAAAATAAAGAAGACGATATTGTTTTGGCATTAGAATCAGACAACGATTATATGTGGGCTGGGACTTATAATAGAGGACTTTTTAAAATAAATATTAATAATTTTAGCGCTACCCCTTATACACACGAGACCAATAAAACAATAGATTTAGAGAAAATTTATACTGTTTTTAAAGATTCAAAAAATAATATTTGGTTTGGCGGAATTGATGGTAGTTTAACAGTTATTAGACAAAATAGTAGAGTAGATGAGTATCCTATTTATCAAATTAAACATCTAACAGAATCTAAATCGGGACATATTTTAGCATCTGGCAGATATGGTATTTACAAAATTAACGATGCGAATAAAGAATTTGAATTAATAGAAAAGCTAAAGCCCAATAAGGTTAATTTGGCTTATGCAACTATTAATGCAGTGCAAGAAACAACAAATGGAAATTTAGTTCTGGCTACAAACGGTTCTGGTTTGGTTTTTTATAACGTAAAAAATAAATCTATTAAAAAATTAACTATCGCATCTAATTTACCATCTGATATCGTTCAAGGGGTTCTTTTAGATGATAACATCGTTTGGGCGAGTACTACAAAGGGACTGGCACAGATAAAAATTACAGAAACAGACACTATTATTAATGTATTCGATAAAAAAGAAGGTATGGCAAGTACCGAGTTTAACTATGGCAGTTTTGCTAAATTTAGTAACGGTAAATTTGCCTTTGGTGGTAGGGACGGCGTTACTATTTTTAATCCGAAAAATATTTTAGAGAGTAATTATAAGCCTAATATTGTTTTTGATGAATTTAAACTTTTTAATAAGGTTATAGATGCAGGTAAAAAACCATTAAGTAAACATGTTAATGAAGTAGATAAAATAATTTTAACAGCCAAAGAAAACTCTATAGAATTAGGGTTTACGGGTATCCTGCATAGTTCTGCATCAAAAGTAAAATATTCATGGAAATTAGAAGGTTTCGACGAAAACTGGTCTGAACCCAGCACTGTAAATTTTGCAACCTATACCAATTTAGCTCCCAATAATTATATTTTTAAAGTTAGAGCTTATAATAAGTACGCTACTGTTAGCGACGAAAGGCAAATACAAATAAAGGTACTACCGCCTTGGTGGGCAACAAATCAGGCTTACGTTTTATATGTGTTACTTTTTTTATTACTTATTGTGGCTATTGTTCACTTTACAAGTGTTATTGTAAAGAAAAAGAATGCAGACCAGCAAATAGATTTCTTTAATAATATTACACATGAAATAAAAACACCACTAACCATTTTAATTTCATCACTAGATAATATAACTGAAAACATAGGAACGGGCGAAGATTCTAAAAAACGCATAAAAACAACTGTAAAACGCATTAATTCACTTTTTGAACAAATGCTTAATTTTCAAAAAGTTACTTCGGAAGGTTATGTTTTAAATGAAATATCTGAAATAGATTTAAACACTCATATAAACAAACGAATTTATAATTTCGGACCATTAACACAGCAAAGTAATCTTCAAATAAAATTTAATAATAATTTTAATGAGCCTTATTTTTATTTCGATAAAGAAGTTTTCGATAAAATATTTTTAAACCTTTTATCAAACGCCATAAAATACTCGTTCGAAAATGGTACAATAACTATTAATTTGGATAAAACGGCTAAAAATGGGCTTCAAATTGAAATTATAGATGAAGGTTTGGGTATTCCTAAAGATCAACAAAAGTATATTTTAACACGCTATTACAGAGCCAGAAACGTCATTAATAGTCAGCGTCCGGGAACAGGTCTAGGCTTAATGATGGTGAAAAAATTATTAGAAAAAACAGGTGGCAGTATCGATTTTGTGAGTGAAGAAAATAAAGGAACCAAGTTCACCATTCAATTAAAAAGCTTAAAATATGAGTACGATAAGCAACTACAACAAAAAGAAAGTACTATTGGTACCATTGAAGTTGAAAACGAAGACCGTTCGGAATTAGATGCTTTTAGCGATAGTAAAATACTAATAGTAGAAGATAACGACGAATTACGACAACTTTTAGTAGATACTTTAGGTGTTTATTTTCAGGTATTTGAAGCTATAAATGGCAAAGAAGGATTAGAAATAGCTTCACAAATATTTCCCAATATCATCTTAACAGACTTAATCATGCCCGAATTAGATGGTATGCAAATGGCCAGACAATTAAAAGATGATATTAATTTAAATCATATACCAGTTTTTATGCTAACAGTACTGCAAAACTCTGCTCAAAAAATTGAAAGCATTGAAACAGGAATCTCAGAATATATAGAAAAACCCATCGATATTAAGTTTTTGCTAGCCAAAATAATTAATACATTAAAATGGCAGAAAAAATTACGAGATAAATTCAAGCATGATAACGATTCCGATAATGCTTCATTGTTCCGCAATAAAAACGACCAAGATTTCTTGCAAAATTTAGAAGACAAAATTCTAGAAAATATCGAAAACGAATCGTTTTCGGTACACGATTTATCGGGCAGTTTTAGTATAAGTAGAACATCACTCTACATGAAATTGAAAAACTTAGTCGATTTATCACCTCAAGACTTTATAATACATACCAAATTAAAATATGCTAAAAAACTTTTAATAGAAGGCGATTGTAGTATTAAAGAAGTAGCCTACCGTTCAGGATTTTCAAATCCGAAATACTTTAGTACCTCATTTAAAAAGTTTTACAAAATGACACCAAGTGGTTTTTTAGAAAGTTTAAAACAAGAGTAAAATAAGTGTTTTGTTGAAATGTAAGTCGCTTAACTTGACTATTAATTAACCTTTTTTGATACTTATTAATACGGAATGATTTAAATTAAATGTAGTTTGGTAGAATTACCTAAAAAACAAATTACATGAAATTTAAAGCCTTGTTAATACTTTTTTCTTTAGTATTATGTTCGTGTCTTAACAAACAAAATCAAGAATCAAAACTTGCAAATTCAATTAGTGAAAATGTATCACAATCACCAAATATTATATTAGTACTTGCCGATGATTTAGGTTTTTCAGATCTAGGATGTTATGGCAGTGAAATTAATACACCAAACCTAGATTCATTAGCCAATAATGGTATAAGATACACGCAATTTTATAACACATCTAGATGTTGTCCCACAAGAGCCTCCTTGTTAACTGGTTTATATCCCCATCAAACGGGTTTGGGTTGGATGACTAGAGTCGATTTGCAACAACCTGGTTATATAGCAGAACTTAACGATAAAAATGTAACCCTGGGAGAAGCGCTTCAAACGGCGGGCTACTCGACATATATATCGGGTAAATGGCATGTAAATAAAGATGATGAATGTGAACAAGACAGCCCAAAACACAATTGGCCAATACAACGTGGTTTTGATGGTTTTTATGGCATATTGAAAGGCGCATCAGATTATTTTAACCCAGATAATCTTTACAATGGGAATACGCATATTAAACCAGAAAATAACTTTTATTTTACAGATGCTGTTAATAATACTTCAGTAAAATTTATCGAAAATCATTTTGAGAGCAAAAAAAATCCATTTTTCATGTATGTTGCACATATAGCTCCTCATTGGCCCATTCAAGCCAAAGAAGAAGATATTGCAAAATATCAAGGTAAATACATGGAAGGCTGGGATGTATTAAGAAAAAAGCGTTTTGAAAAAATGAAAAAACTGGGTATTATACCAGAAAACACACTGTTGTCTGAAAAAGACCCAGATATACCAGATTGGGAAACGCTTACCGAAAGCGAAAAAATAGAAATGGATAAGCGTATGGCTATTTATGCTGCTCAAATTGACTGTATGGATCAAGGTATAGGTCAAATAATATCTACACTTAAAAAACACAAACAGCTTGATAATACTGTTATTATGTTTGTCTCAGATAATGGTGGTTGTTTACAACCCATATCTAGAGGGGAGAGCAAAGCGGTTGAAGATTTAGGAAATGAAAAATCGTTTGAAAGCTATGGGAAACCGTGGGCAAATGTTAGTAATACGCCTTTTAAAAATTATAAAAAGTGGGAACATGAAGGAGGCATTTCTACCCCATTAATTATACATTGGCCAAATGGAATTAAGCAAAAAGGAAGTCTTAATAGTAGAGTTGGTCATGTTATAGATTTTATGCCTACGGTATTAGAACTTGCCAATGGGGAATACCCAAAAACATATAAAAACAAAGCAGTTTTACCTATGGAAGGAGAAAGCTTGGTTGCTAGTTTTAATTCAGAAAATGCTAAACCTAGGACCCTTTATTTTGAACACATTGGAGCCAGAGGTTTAAGGGATGGTAACTGGAAACTCGTTTCCTTAAACAGTGAAAACAAGTATCCCTATTACGAGCAATGGGAGTTGTATAATTTGGAAAACGACCGCTCTGAAACACACGATTTAGCCATGAAATACCCAGAAAAAGTAAATGAGTTAGCTATGAAATGGGACCATTGGGCAAAACGCACGCATGTGTATCCAATCGATGGCAGGTCTTGGGATAAGAAAATTGAAAACCCAACTGGTGTTCAGCTTAAAGAATAATTTATTAGTTTAATTGAATATTCTTTTTATTTCTAAACATAAAAAAGGCTCAAAGTAATTTGAGCCTTTTTTATGAAATAATATAAGTGTTATTTTTTAACTACTCTTTTTGTTATGGAATGTTCTTTATTATTAATTCTAACTAAATAAATACCTGTTGGTACCTCAAGGTTAATATCCATTTTAGAACCTGTAATATGTGCTTTTTGTACTAATCTACCAATACTGTCGAAAATTTCTATACTACCATTATCGGTGTCTGCATTTTCAATGTTAAAGTATAATTTAGACGAGGTTGGGTTTGGATACATTTTTGTTTCGGTAATACTTTTTGAAACGTTAGAATCAACAAACGAATTCTTAGTCTTAGAACCCTTTTGTGTGCTTCCATTGTTGTATTCAATAATCAATGTAGCACCATTACCACCTTCTTTGCTTCCTATGGTCATGAAATTAGATGTTGAACCTTGAAGTATAAAACTAGCAACACCATCTCCTTGTAGTTCATTAATGATATAATTAGTTACATCTAAATCAAATTCACCTAAGTTATTAAATGAATAAGTATTTATATAACTTCCAGGACTGGGTTTTCCGTTCCATTTTATGGTGTTTTCAGACCAATTATCAGTCGAAACAGTGCTTACATCAACATCGCCATTGTTACCGGTGTTGTTTACACGAAGTGTTGCAGAGACAACGTTTGAAATTCCAGAAAGATTAAATTTTAAGTAAGCATAGCGTCTGTCTCCATTAGAATTTATTTCTCTAATTTGAAGGTTATTGGCAGAACCATAATTAGTGTTTTTAAATTTTCCGTCTCTAACATAAGAATCTTCAACTACATCAATGGTAATCGTTTGATTTGAAATAACAGGTGTTAAATCTAAATTAGCAACATTAGAGCTACTAGATTCGTTAAAAGACCTATCGGTAGCAGTAACATAATAATTGTAATTTTGGTTTGAAATACTATCATCTGTATAGCTATTGGTTCTCAAATTGGATGCTATTTTAATATATGCACCACCATTTTCTGAACGGTAAACTGTGTAAGTATCGAACGCCGTATCGGTTGAAGCATCCCAGTTTAACACAGCCGTTCCCGATTGTTCGGTTACTGTAAGGTTGGTAAGTGCATTAGGTGCTACGTTATCTACTGTTGTATAAAAGTAGTCGTTATTAAGTATGGCAGCGCCTTCATAAATCTCGTAACCAGCAGAAATAGATTTAATCCATAAACTACTTTCTGCTACTTTTAAGTCGGCTTTTGTTCTTTCTTCAGGACTTAAAGGCAAAAAGTCTAAATATTCCACGGTACAATCTATAAACTGTTTTAAAGAATGATCTAAATACGGTATCGGGTTAGCGTTATCTATGGGAATAAACTTAATATGTACTTTATCGTTCTTATCCTCATTAATATCACCAGGAGGATAATCAAAAAACTTGTAACGCACAGCCCATTGGTATGGAACATCGCCGATGTAAACCGTAAAAGGTTTTATAGGCCCATCAGGAGTTTCTCTGGCAAAGTACCAATATCGGCCACCAGGGTTATCTAAATCTGAAAAATCATCTTGTTCATAACTAACGTTTTGAATTACCAAATCGTAGTCGCGAACTGCTGGGTCGGGTTCGGAGGTCGCCGTACCACTATCGAAAATAACATTTATGGTAGCCCACCATTTATCGCCTATGTCATTAGCGAAGGCCTGCGATGTTTTCCAATTTATTCTCAAATCATGGGTTAAATCCTGGATTTGAACAGGCATACCACAAGCTGCTACATTACCCGGGTAATAGGTTCCACCAGCTTTATAGCCACCTACAGTACCACTTGGGTAGCCATCAAAGCTGGTCCCGCCTTGGTTCGTGTAGTCTAAACTAAAAGCAGCTCCAAGCGCATCTACTTGCCCAGGATTGTAAGTCATTGGGCTGCCTTCATTAAAAACAGGATTGGTAAGTCCGAAATTGTGGTTAGACTTAATAAGTGTGTTTTGTTTTGTTACTGTTGTTTGTGCATAAAATAGTTGAGTGCACAAAACTAATGCTAATAATGTAATAGTTTTTTTCATTAGTTAGTTGGTTTAGTTGATAATGAGTGCAAACTATTTTAATATTATTAATTTAAGGTTTTATAATCATCTTTAACGGTTTAATAATTATCAATACCGCTATTTTTTAATATGATAATTATGGTGTTAAAAAATTAGTAAATCCTTATATCTTGGCGATTAAATAAAAAAAGGAAGCAAATTAATTTGCTTCCTTTTTTATAATTATGTCAATCCAAAAACATTTTGTTGGTTTGTTATTCGGGTTGTATGTTTTTGTTGTATTTGGTATGAAGTAATTCACTCAGAGTTTTAACTTGCTCTTTATATTCTGGTTCTTGAGAAACATTAATATTTTCATCGGGATCAATATCATGATCAAATAACATATTTGCCATCATCGAATTATCTTTGTTGTTTAAATATTCGGTGTAAGCAAATCTTTTTGTTTTTAAAGTGTAGCCGTTTAAACGTTTAATTAAAACACTTTCTTTTCCTTCTAGATTTGGATTATTAATTATAGGAACTAAACTGTTACCATCTAATTGATCTTCTGGTAATGTTAAACCACATAGTTCTGCCAATGTAGGGTAAATATCTACCAATTCTACTAAAGCATTTGTAGATGCATGTTTAGTTTTATTTGGTAGTTTAATAAGTAAAGGAATTTTAGCAGAGGTGTTATGGTTTGTAAATTTAGCCCATTCGGTATGTTCTTGTAAGTTGTACCCATGGTCTGCCACTAAAATAACTACAGTATTTTTATCTAATTCTAAACTTTTTAAAGTACCCATAATTTCACCTATTAGCGCATCTACATAACTTACAGTGGCATAATAACCATGTATTAATTGTTTAGCTACACTATCGTTTACCGGGCCTTTTTCGGGAATAAACAAATATTGTCTAAGTTCTGGAGAATTGCACACAGACATTTCTGGAGCATTTTTAGGAACAAAATTATTATAGGGCTGTTTAATGCTTTCTTGCGGGTATAAATCCCAGTATTTTTTTGGTGCGTTAAAAGGTAAATGGTTTACTATAAATCCTGCAGTTAGGAAAAATGGTTTGTTGCTTTTCTTTAACTTTTTTAAATCTCGAATAACTTTTTTCGTCATTAGGCCATCAATGTATGTTGAATCGCTTACATCTGCCATTTCATAAGCTGGTCCTGTACCAGTTTCTTGGTATAATTTAATGTTTTCTGGAAGTTGATAATCACGCCACAAAGATTGCCAATAATCGGTAGGCGATAAGCCTTTATCGTTCGCATCAAAAGCATAAGGGCGCCAAACTTCATCCCAATCGTTTTCTCTATCATCTAAATGATGATAAACTTTTCCGTTAGAAATGGTAGTATATCCATTATTTTTAAAAAGCTGCGGCAGCGTTATAGCATCGGGCGTTTCTTGTTCTACAAATGTATTGTAATTTAAAAATCTATTTTTGGTTGGATACATTCCTGTAATCATGCTAGCTCGAGATGCACCGCAAACAGGAACATTGCAATAGGCATTGTTAAATAATAAACTAGTAGATGCTAACGCATCAATATTTGGGGATATTATTTGTTTTTTACCATAACATCCAAGTTCTGGACGTAAATCATCCATGTAAAGCAATA contains the following coding sequences:
- a CDS encoding T9SS type A sorting domain-containing protein codes for the protein MKKTITLLALVLCTQLFYAQTTVTKQNTLIKSNHNFGLTNPVFNEGSPMTYNPGQVDALGAAFSLDYTNQGGTSFDGYPSGTVGGYKAGGTYYPGNVAACGMPVQIQDLTHDLRINWKTSQAFANDIGDKWWATINVIFDSGTATSEPDPAVRDYDLVIQNVSYEQDDFSDLDNPGGRYWYFARETPDGPIKPFTVYIGDVPYQWAVRYKFFDYPPGDINEDKNDKVHIKFIPIDNANPIPYLDHSLKQFIDCTVEYLDFLPLSPEERTKADLKVAESSLWIKSISAGYEIYEGAAILNNDYFYTTVDNVAPNALTNLTVTEQSGTAVLNWDASTDTAFDTYTVYRSENGGAYIKIASNLRTNSYTDDSISNQNYNYYVTATDRSFNESSSSNVANLDLTPVISNQTITIDVVEDSYVRDGKFKNTNYGSANNLQIREINSNGDRRYAYLKFNLSGISNVVSATLRVNNTGNNGDVDVSTVSTDNWSENTIKWNGKPSPGSYINTYSFNNLGEFDLDVTNYIINELQGDGVASFILQGSTSNFMTIGSKEGGNGATLIIEYNNGSTQKGSKTKNSFVDSNVSKSITETKMYPNPTSSKLYFNIENADTDNGSIEIFDSIGRLVQKAHITGSKMDINLEVPTGIYLVRINNKEHSITKRVVKK
- a CDS encoding sulfatase gives rise to the protein MKNKLYLKSKYFLWCLLMVILSCKEAKEVKETNVITKPNVLLLYMDDLRPELGCYGKKQIISPNIDALASTSLLFNNAYCNVPVCGASRASMITGMYPTKNRFLNYNTFVEQETPDAITLPQLFKNNGYTTISNGKVYHHLDDRENDWDEVWRPYAFDANDKGLSPTDYWQSLWRDYQLPENIKLYQETGTGPAYEMADVSDSTYIDGLMTKKVIRDLKKLKKSNKPFFLTAGFIVNHLPFNAPKKYWDLYPQESIKQPYNNFVPKNAPEMSVCNSPELRQYLFIPEKGPVNDSVAKQLIHGYYATVSYVDALIGEIMGTLKSLELDKNTVVILVADHGYNLQEHTEWAKFTNHNTSAKIPLLIKLPNKTKHASTNALVELVDIYPTLAELCGLTLPEDQLDGNSLVPIINNPNLEGKESVLIKRLNGYTLKTKRFAYTEYLNNKDNSMMANMLFDHDIDPDENINVSQEPEYKEQVKTLSELLHTKYNKNIQPE
- a CDS encoding ATP-binding protein, with translation MKLPAPIFVVFFLFFSTFIFAQNNFEFDKLSGENISTQSITYAIKQDSIGNIWIASEEGVIKYDSKQIKIYNTYDGLPENLNNRVTALFVDSKQRVWIGLENGLCLYDKAFDKFNLIQSEIDINPSLITSIAEDDTGNIWIGGFNGLWKVNNETLKLSKKGNSLNIQTIAFKNDILIYGTLNGLFSYDSKTDVVTEILENQSLKNISFIGNVKDNTYAGLKSGAIYILNTSLTRANKVDLAFQIKHPIKDLITDNNSNIYIATDGEGIYYLNKDFKLISHFRENVDNPFSISSNGVYDIEFGDENILWVATYSGGINYLDFNKKPFQRFKHLLNTNNSIATDFSRSIAEDKYGNIWFGTTKGISVWNPKSNTWKQIPEITPNKNKEDDIVLALESDNDYMWAGTYNRGLFKININNFSATPYTHETNKTIDLEKIYTVFKDSKNNIWFGGIDGSLTVIRQNSRVDEYPIYQIKHLTESKSGHILASGRYGIYKINDANKEFELIEKLKPNKVNLAYATINAVQETTNGNLVLATNGSGLVFYNVKNKSIKKLTIASNLPSDIVQGVLLDDNIVWASTTKGLAQIKITETDTIINVFDKKEGMASTEFNYGSFAKFSNGKFAFGGRDGVTIFNPKNILESNYKPNIVFDEFKLFNKVIDAGKKPLSKHVNEVDKIILTAKENSIELGFTGILHSSASKVKYSWKLEGFDENWSEPSTVNFATYTNLAPNNYIFKVRAYNKYATVSDERQIQIKVLPPWWATNQAYVLYVLLFLLLIVAIVHFTSVIVKKKNADQQIDFFNNITHEIKTPLTILISSLDNITENIGTGEDSKKRIKTTVKRINSLFEQMLNFQKVTSEGYVLNEISEIDLNTHINKRIYNFGPLTQQSNLQIKFNNNFNEPYFYFDKEVFDKIFLNLLSNAIKYSFENGTITINLDKTAKNGLQIEIIDEGLGIPKDQQKYILTRYYRARNVINSQRPGTGLGLMMVKKLLEKTGGSIDFVSEENKGTKFTIQLKSLKYEYDKQLQQKESTIGTIEVENEDRSELDAFSDSKILIVEDNDELRQLLVDTLGVYFQVFEAINGKEGLEIASQIFPNIILTDLIMPELDGMQMARQLKDDINLNHIPVFMLTVLQNSAQKIESIETGISEYIEKPIDIKFLLAKIINTLKWQKKLRDKFKHDNDSDNASLFRNKNDQDFLQNLEDKILENIENESFSVHDLSGSFSISRTSLYMKLKNLVDLSPQDFIIHTKLKYAKKLLIEGDCSIKEVAYRSGFSNPKYFSTSFKKFYKMTPSGFLESLKQE
- a CDS encoding arylsulfatase; the encoded protein is MKFKALLILFSLVLCSCLNKQNQESKLANSISENVSQSPNIILVLADDLGFSDLGCYGSEINTPNLDSLANNGIRYTQFYNTSRCCPTRASLLTGLYPHQTGLGWMTRVDLQQPGYIAELNDKNVTLGEALQTAGYSTYISGKWHVNKDDECEQDSPKHNWPIQRGFDGFYGILKGASDYFNPDNLYNGNTHIKPENNFYFTDAVNNTSVKFIENHFESKKNPFFMYVAHIAPHWPIQAKEEDIAKYQGKYMEGWDVLRKKRFEKMKKLGIIPENTLLSEKDPDIPDWETLTESEKIEMDKRMAIYAAQIDCMDQGIGQIISTLKKHKQLDNTVIMFVSDNGGCLQPISRGESKAVEDLGNEKSFESYGKPWANVSNTPFKNYKKWEHEGGISTPLIIHWPNGIKQKGSLNSRVGHVIDFMPTVLELANGEYPKTYKNKAVLPMEGESLVASFNSENAKPRTLYFEHIGARGLRDGNWKLVSLNSENKYPYYEQWELYNLENDRSETHDLAMKYPEKVNELAMKWDHWAKRTHVYPIDGRSWDKKIENPTGVQLKE